The following nucleotide sequence is from Vibrio sp. VB16.
GAAACCAGAGCTAAAAAACAACAGCAACTAATTAAAAAGTATGCAACACCACTCATCACGATAAAGGCTCACATGCCCAAAGAGCTTCGCTGTAATATGTATGTCAATGAGATCATCGAGCAAGCCTACTTATCGGTCAAAGACGTATTGTCACAACACGAGTTTACTTGCATCGGTAACGACGAGCACAAAAGTAATGTCGGTGAAGAGCGATATCTAGCGGTTCAATGTCGTTCAGCAAGTGAACTTAAAAAATTCATGATGGCCATTGAAAATACACATCCTTTAGGCCAG
It contains:
- the citX gene encoding citrate lyase holo-[acyl-carrier protein] synthase, translated to MSTSVSLYDSFLCKETRAKKQQQLIKKYATPLITIKAHMPKELRCNMYVNEIIEQAYLSVKDVLSQHEFTCIGNDEHKSNVGEERYLAVQCRSASELKKFMMAIENTHPLGQLMDLNVMNREGKTISRGSCELSARKCIICDCPAPECAKKHQHSLADLDLKIKQILETFMVIS